In a genomic window of Candidatus Gorgyraea atricola:
- the glgA gene encoding glycogen synthase GlgA encodes MNILFVSSEVFPFAKTGGLADVAAALPVALFKKGHTCSIILPFYKCVKESGFTPELFKKEKGFELYFLNHEGVNVYFIKKDEYFDRDQLYGTPQGDYPDNALRFGFFAKSVIASIPHIGKIDILHCNDWQSALIPLYIRLFHKELIVKILFTIHNMAYQGLFNREVMRVLGLPKNLFTMNRLEFWGRLNFMKAGIIYSDVLSTVSKGYSREILTQEFGCGLDGLLQTRKKDLYGIVNGADYSIWNPETDDLIIKKYSKDDLSGKVECKKDLLKQFDIEYSAERPVIGMITRLAEQKGIDLVADSMEEMLNLGVDFVLLGFGDQKYNNIFKDLAKRYKGRVGAKIDFDNALAHKIEAGSDMFLMPSRYEPCGLNQLYSMKYATVPVVRAVGGLDDTVENFNPATKKGNGFKFKHATKDAVLSAIKKATSLYKDKPSWSALLQNSLSCDFSWSSSAEKYEELYAKLLNSK; translated from the coding sequence ATGAATATCCTTTTCGTATCATCAGAAGTATTTCCATTTGCAAAAACAGGAGGGCTTGCCGATGTAGCGGCAGCCCTCCCTGTTGCGCTTTTCAAAAAAGGCCACACCTGCAGCATCATACTCCCGTTTTATAAATGCGTAAAAGAAAGTGGATTTACGCCCGAGCTTTTTAAAAAAGAAAAAGGGTTTGAGCTTTATTTCTTGAATCACGAGGGCGTTAACGTATATTTTATAAAAAAGGACGAGTATTTTGACAGGGATCAGTTATACGGCACGCCGCAGGGCGATTATCCTGACAATGCGCTGCGCTTTGGATTTTTTGCAAAGTCTGTTATTGCGTCCATTCCTCATATTGGAAAAATCGATATACTTCATTGCAATGACTGGCAATCAGCGCTTATCCCGCTTTACATCAGGCTCTTTCACAAAGAGCTCATCGTAAAAATCCTTTTTACAATACACAATATGGCTTATCAGGGCCTTTTTAATCGAGAAGTCATGCGGGTCTTAGGCCTTCCTAAGAATTTATTCACGATGAATAGGCTGGAGTTCTGGGGCAGGCTTAATTTTATGAAGGCAGGCATTATATATTCTGATGTTCTTAGCACAGTGAGTAAAGGTTATAGCCGTGAGATCCTGACTCAGGAATTTGGATGTGGCCTGGACGGGCTTTTGCAGACGAGGAAAAAAGACCTTTACGGTATAGTAAATGGTGCAGATTATTCCATATGGAATCCAGAGACAGATGATCTTATTATTAAAAAATATAGTAAGGATGATTTAAGTGGCAAAGTAGAATGCAAAAAAGATCTCTTAAAGCAATTTGACATAGAGTATAGCGCTGAGAGACCTGTTATTGGAATGATTACGCGTCTTGCTGAGCAAAAGGGCATTGATTTAGTGGCAGACAGCATGGAGGAGATGCTGAATCTAGGTGTAGATTTTGTGCTCCTGGGATTTGGTGACCAGAAATACAATAATATCTTTAAGGATCTTGCAAAACGCTACAAGGGCCGCGTTGGCGCAAAAATAGATTTTGACAATGCTCTCGCGCACAAAATAGAAGCAGGAAGCGACATGTTCCTCATGCCATCGAGATACGAGCCCTGCGGCCTGAACCAACTCTACAGCATGAAATACGCCACAGTCCCAGTTGTCCGAGCAGTCGGTGGCCTGGACGACACTGTAGAAAACTTTAACCCTGCCACAAAAAAAGGCAACGGCTTCAAATTCAAACACGCCACCAAGGATGCGGTGTTATCCGCCATCAAAAAAGCCACATCCCTATACAAAGACAAACCCTCATGGAGCGCTTTACTCCAAAACTCTCTCTCCTGCGACTTCTCCTGGTCCTCATCCGCTGAGAAGTATGAAGAGCTATACGCTAAACTCTTAAACTCAAAATAA
- the gap gene encoding type I glyceraldehyde-3-phosphate dehydrogenase encodes MAVKVGINGFGRIGRNVFRAAVENRNIDFVAINDLPIPITSLAHLLKYDSIMGELKVTVEARGDMLVVNGKEIKILNHKDPAEIPWKALGVQVVIEATGVFKDKEKVMKHIQAGAKKVIITAPAKNEDITIVLGVNENMYDAAKHHVISNASCTTNCLAPVAKVLIENFGFKRGLMTTIHSYTNDQKVLDLPHKDIRRSRAAALSMIPTTTGAAKAVGLVLPELKGKLDGLAIRVPTPNVSLVDLVCEVEKDASKEEINRVLKEAAEGKLSRVLEYCDKPLVSKDFNGNPKSSIVDAALTIVIDKRLVKVLSWYDNEWGYSSRVVDLIEFIANKGL; translated from the coding sequence ATGGCAGTAAAGGTTGGTATTAACGGTTTCGGCCGGATAGGTAGGAATGTCTTTCGTGCCGCAGTTGAAAACAGAAACATTGATTTTGTAGCAATAAATGATCTTCCTATTCCAATAACATCACTCGCGCATCTTTTGAAGTATGATTCCATCATGGGAGAGCTGAAGGTGACTGTGGAAGCAAGGGGCGATATGCTCGTTGTGAATGGCAAGGAGATCAAGATCCTTAATCACAAGGATCCAGCAGAGATCCCGTGGAAGGCATTGGGTGTGCAGGTAGTAATCGAGGCAACAGGCGTATTCAAGGACAAGGAAAAGGTAATGAAGCATATCCAGGCAGGCGCTAAAAAGGTCATCATCACTGCGCCGGCAAAGAATGAAGACATCACGATCGTGCTGGGCGTCAATGAAAACATGTACGATGCCGCAAAGCATCATGTGATCTCAAATGCATCGTGCACGACGAATTGTCTCGCGCCTGTAGCAAAGGTCCTCATAGAGAATTTTGGTTTTAAAAGAGGACTCATGACTACGATACACTCTTATACTAATGACCAGAAGGTACTTGACCTGCCGCATAAAGACATAAGAAGATCGCGCGCAGCAGCGCTTTCAATGATCCCGACTACTACTGGCGCGGCAAAGGCAGTGGGGCTGGTTTTACCTGAGCTAAAAGGTAAGCTGGATGGTCTTGCCATAAGGGTACCTACGCCAAACGTTTCTTTGGTGGACCTTGTTTGCGAGGTAGAAAAGGACGCGTCCAAGGAAGAGATTAACAGGGTACTTAAGGAAGCAGCTGAAGGAAAACTTAGCAGGGTTTTGGAATATTGTGACAAGCCGCTCGTAAGCAAAGATTTCAATGGCAATCCAAAATCTTCCATAGTCGACGCAGCGCTTACCATTGTAATCGACAAGCGACTAGTAAAGGTCCTGAGCTGGTATGACAATGAATGGGGCTATTCCTCAAGAGTAGTCGACCTTATCGAGTTCATCGCTAATAAGGGATTGTAG